CTCAATTAACTAAAAAATAGGGTATTTAACTTGCCAAAATTTCTTTATAAAAActttgccgaagtagaaatccgtttggtaaaaaattgacTTGGCAAGATTTTTAACTGGAAGATTTTAATAGGAGATTTTGGAACTTTGAgaagattttttacttctccaccttagaatgtTCTTTGATCCCGCGCGCCGCCGCGGCCGCGCCGCCCGCCGCCCTAGtaaaatttgtttttataagTTCAATCAACTATAAGTagaaatgttttgaaaaatcttCTTCGAGAATGTCTAATTTATCGTGATATGCATTTTGGAATCTCTTTCTAAAATCTGACTTTGGCAAGTGCAATGGATTTTTATTACCGTGTAATTATATTTTggtaagtggaaaaaaaaaaaaaaccgtatTCCAATaaaaacaatataaaaaatttcgaccaaaaaaaaatccttacaaaaaaaactcaaaatcatgaaaaggcaaaaaaaaaaaaaacacaaggagTCCAACACGTGGCGCGCAAGCAGGAGCACTGAAGCAGGGAACACACCTAACGTTCCATTCCCCGTTTCAAACTTTCCCTCCCAAAACGAAAAGATTTGAATCCGAATTGATTATACGTCTCCCAGAAATTGTCTTCATTCGATCCCACGACGGTCCAAATCCGAAGAATCCATTATTGCCCGCAATCTCCATTCGATTCTTGATTCAACACGCTCCCCCGCAATCACGCTTCAGCAGTCCCCCCGCCCTCCGTTCACGCCATGGAAGAAGCTGAATCCGACCCCGATCTCGGGTTCGGTTCCGGCTTCGGATTCGGATCCGGATCGATCCCTCCGGCCCTGGTGTCCCTCGCCCCGTTCACGCCCGCGCCATCTCCGGCGGCGCGCCGGCTTTCGAGCCAGTTCGCCCAGCCGAGCCGCCCCGTCGCCTCGGCGCGCAGGCTTGCTTACGTCTCCCTCCAGGGTCGGCTCGTGAATGCGGAAGAGGCGACCTCGGCCAGGGCGATCGGCGGCGGCTTGGGCCGGGAGGAAGTGGCCGCCTGGGAGCTGTTTAGCCCCATCCAGAGGGTGCTCCTGGTTGCCGTCGTTGGCGTGGCCGTGGCGGAGTCGAGGAAGAATCGGCTGATTCTGCAGCTCAGGAACTCTGTGGAACTCAGGGTTTGTGATTTAAATTTAAGGAGATTATTTTTGTCAGCTGCTTGAAGCGCGGGTCAATATTTATTATGCTGTTTGGGATTTCCTACATTGTGGATTAAGCAAGTTATGATTGATTACGGCAAAGGTCTACTTTTAGGGCATTTCCAAAGGCCTTTTAACAATCGCTATCTTCTCCTTTCACCTGCATAAtagattcattttctttttctgctcgATGTGCTTTCTCTGAATCTGTCATAAGAATTCACTTGTTAACAATCGATGATTACTCTTTCAGGATCAGATTCTGTCAAGCATGCAGCAGAAGCTTGACAATTTGTGCCAGCAAGTCCATAATGTCAAGGACCGAGAGGGAACTGGCGCGGAAGCACCTGTTGCCAAGAACTTTGGGTTCCCGTTTGATGCAACCTTTGAATCAAACGGAATCGAATTTGTCGATTGTGGTTGTTGGTTATGTGATCAGCACCACAAACAGTTCGGTGGACTGATGGTAAGGGAAAAGTTGAAgatgtgcctttttttttttttcagggtaGGCATGGAGTTGGGTTTGGGAAGATTCATCATCTAGCCTAGTGTTAGTGTCGATTACAAGTAGTGAGACATACACATTTTGTCCAAAGAACTAATCGTTAGTCGTGAATGGATGGTTAGTCGCGCCATTCCAGAATGACCAGACAGCACCTGTGGCATCTTGGTGCCGCGACGCGATATGATATTTTTACAATCATAACTGTTGCTCAGGAAGTGGATTTCATACAAAAGCTCAATTTTACCCTGAAGTCGCATCTTTCAGTTCCTTATTCACTTTGTTAAAGCGGACTTCGCGCATGATGTTcctgttgttttcttttgtaaCTTTTTACCTTTTCTGTGGTTTGGGCCATAGAGTGATTCTACTATGAGAGTTTCCAATGGGAATGATAACCACCAGTCAAAGATGACCTTCACAGAAGAAGCGGAACCAGAGGAACGACGCATGTCTGACTTGTCGGATTGGGCTTCAAGTGTGACATCTGCAACTGAACTTCAGGTGTTGAAGATAcacaacttttcttttctttggtttagTCTCTTATGCTTTCATATCTGTAAATGGCTGTTGGATCGACTCTGTTTGTTAAACTCTGTGTAAATATAATGTTTTTAGTTTGCCACTTCATTTGACATGAAAGCTTTGTCCTATGCAAGTTGCACCCAGTTTTTTGCAAGTATGCTTTAGGTGTCGTACAATTCTCATCCTCCTTAATTTATTAAGGATTTCCTAGCATGATCAACTCAAGGGGGTGGATTAAAAAGTATtgaaatttgtgcattttccaGCATCCTTGCAGGCAGAAGTAATACAAATATGATCTGTTTGAACTCCTGTCTCCTTAGCCTTCTAGGGGTGGCAATGAAATGGCCTGACTTTTATGAGAATGAATCTAATGTGGGTTTTCTTACAGACAAGTGCTATAGCTATAGAACAAGACGTATACATTCTGAAGAGAGAGTGTGAAGAAAAGGACGCAACAATAAAGGAGCTCACTGGCTTTCTGCAATCATGTGATGCTGCTGGCTCCAaggcaaattctcttcttaactTACTGCTTCTGTCTTTTTCTCTTGAAGTTCCTCTTTATGATTATTGAGATTTTCCCATGATACCAGAGGATTGCAGAACTTGAAGACATTATACGCAGGAAGAATGTGATAATTACAAAGCTCAAGAAGGACATGGTAATTCTGGAACAAAAGGTGAGATACTGGTGCTTCAATGCTATGTTATTTCTTCGGGAAACTAAgcaagaaaatgatgatatgCTGCGGGAACATTTACATTCTATTTCGTTGTCTTTTGCTTAAGAGATGAGAATAAGGAATCAGCTGACTACTCCTTCCACTGAGCCTTTCTTCACTGCATGAATGAGATCTTATGTTGAAAGTTCTAGAAAATGAAGTCATCCATATGTTGTAGCTCAATGTCAGATAGGAATTGATATGGGGGACAGCGAACGACTGAAATGACCCTTTTGCAAATTCCGAAGAAGTCTAACATAGAAGTAAATATTCAAGTGTTACTGGTCTGTGGTGTTATTTGAATTGCCTCAATTCTGTCATGTGCAGGTTGTTCACCTCACAAGACTGCGAAGACCCTCTTCGCAAATAGATACTGATACCAGCACCAGACAGATTCCCCATCATGGCAGATAACCTCCTTTATGACATGGACAGTTCAACTAGCCCTTCCTCTTCTGATTCGGACAGCTCTCCTAAAACCAGACCGCAGGCATTTATCGCCAAACAGCAGGAGACACCAGCAGAACAATGGGGAAATACTCCGAGGAAAAACCATAATTCGGTAGCGGAAAAGACCTCTAGTTTCACAATGAAATCAGTTGGAGGACGCCTCAGGTCTAGATCAGTAAGTCCCCTTAAGGAAATTTcgacaaatgaaaaattgagtaAGATCTCTTCAGAGCGGCAAAGGCAGCTGCCGTCTGCTGGAGGAGATTCCAAGAGGAACAGGAAGCAAACTAATACCGCATCGAAGGATGTAATCGCCAGGAAGCGATGGTTTTAGTGAAAGTGGGACTTTTCGACCAATTTGTTTTTTAGTGCCGGTAAAAACTATTGAAGAATCTAGTTAAGCATCTTGCTGGATCGACCGACATTATGAATTATTCAAAGCAAGTGATGTTTCTGTATCTGCAAATTCTAAATGGCAATCAGTTTTGTGCTAGTTACAATCTCTGCAAACTCTAGAGACCCTATAGTTTCTCTGGCTAATTTTTGGTTGTACTTCCTCATGTAAGGATCACCATACGTAAGTCGGTTCAAGATCATTGTACATTTGAGAAATGTACATGCTTTGATCGAGCATATATATTGTTGTCATGGGTTGGTAGATTTCAGTCGTGGAATCAGCTCGTGCGGTGCCTAATGGGTCGAGCACATGCTAGGCCAGCCTAATGTATGATGTTGCCTTTTAGAACAGTACGGCGAATGGCTGCCATATATTGAGTCATACTATGCCTAGCTTAGCTCGGGCGCCATGTGCATTGAGTTAGACGAGCAAAATACTTTAAGTAATAATTGGTTTTGATTTGCTATGTCTTCATTAGGAAAGTGACATCAACTCCCGATTAGTTTGTACACTGGGAGGCCAACTTTGCCTTCGGAGCTCTCTAGCGATGTAATCCTTCTATCCTAGAAGTCCTAACACAAATCGTCCTGATTCCATTCCCACGGACTAGTTGCTTCATCCTCGGTTCATCGCTCGCTCCTCGTGATGACACCATCAAGCTTAACTTCCAAGGGTACATCTGTGTGGGAGAAGTAGGGATACGAGACTTTTGGTTCGTCGCATCATACACGCGCATGGATGGAGGCCTAGGAACATCCAGCCCGTGATACTTTCATGAGGCCAATCGAATTTAGCAACATTAGAAGAGAAACCAGAAGCCTGGCATCTTGTTTAGTGAAAATGGCacaaatggttttttttttttttttaattttgacccGACATGTAATATTGttatggacttttaatttgtttaatacgGTCTATGAACTTATAGTAAATAATGTTCAAGTTACTCTCTACACTATgtgaaaatcaaacaaacaaaaggactacattgaataattaCTAATGGTTCATCGTATTGCacaaaattaaaagtctagAGGCTGCATTTAATGTCGAATCAAAGTTGAGGGATTATTTGCGACGTTACCCTTTTGGCTAAATGTTTGtcaacacatttttttttgttaagtaATCCTTCTGCGGCGGCTTAAATCTTGCGGCATTCAATAGGAAGCACTTCCAAATGCAAAAatatcggatttttttttttttgtctttttcggGTCAATTAAGAATATCGGATTCGCTCGGAGATCTGGTGCCGTTTAAAGAAAACAGATTCTTccttttcaaaacaaaaaatgggCCCAAATTCCGGCCCAAAGTGAGTGTAGCCGAGGCGGGAAAACAGGTGCTCGGACACACAACTCTCTCTCTGAAGCCACGCTCTCATTTGTCCGAAACCGCAGTTCCTTTCTCCGTCATTTGAATCCGCAACCCGTTTTGATGGACAAGTTCCTCGTCCCGGTGAAGCCTTCGGTTCGCGCTTCGAGGACCGTCCAAAGGTATCGCCTTTTCACTTCCCCAGCTCGCGCATTTCCTTGATTTCGATTCCGATCAAGCGGGAACTTTGATCGCGTCCGCGTCTGATGAAAATGATCTCGTGTCGAAGGCTCCGATGGAAGAGAAGCGCCGTTGAGTTGAACGGTAGGTTCGAGCCGAAGTATCGCCACTATCTGTCCAGTCTACTGATGCAGTCGTATTCTGAGGTGAAATTCGTTTGGTCTCCACCTCCGTGTTCCTTTGCGTTGCTTTGTTGCTCGTCCGTTTTCCGggttttcccctgttttttttttctcactgtTGGACTTATGCTGGAAGGTCGGGGCATTTCCGCATCGATATCATGTTGATGGAGCTCCATGTGCGACTAACTATGTACGGAAGTACCATTTCTCTTGCTTCTTATGCGAATGTTGTTGTGTCTGTGGGTTCATTTGTCCTTACTTATTCGGTGCTTGCGGCTAACATAATCGTACTTCTTTTTTGGGCAGCTGAGTCAGATTGATTTCAGATCATCTATGGGTCCCCGGTAGAttcatcttccttttctttttctgctgttCGCCGATATTTTCTGTACTTAATTCTTACCTTATATGCATACGACCACGGACTCTTGGAGGATAGATTAAGCTAAAATGGATTGTAGAAGTGTAGGAGGAGGTTGAAACTAGATAAACTCCCCAGGTATTAGGAATCCAGGAGGGGCTAGCAAATAGTTTTAACTGTAGGTTTTGCAATTTGTTCATAAGAAAGAGCTCAACAGACTCTTGATAGGTTAATGGGACTGTGCACACCTTATCACCTCTGGCAAAAAATGCACTCACTTGGTTTTGCTCCTATATATATACTCTCCTGAGCTCTTTCATAGCTGAATACGGTGTGCCTGTCGGCAGATGGTCCTCTCAGTGTTGGACTGAAACAACTTATTTAAGTTTGGTAGAGGAGCTTAATGCCCCTTGCTCTGAAGTGTCTACAATTACTTACATGGATATCCTGAAAGATAAGATGCAGAATTTAGTGGAGAACTACAATCTGGCACACAAAAATCAGTATTTTGTTTGACCATTGGACAGCAAGAGCTTTTGCTGAAATTACTGTACATAGAATATATGAGCTGCCTGTAATAAACCTACAACACTTCTATGTGTCGTACGATGGAGTTGTGAAAAGGATTTATTACTTGACATGGTTGCCAGATGTCCAGGAGTTCTATCTTGATCAATGCTTCCCTTTTTCTCGCCTCTTCCTTTTTGAAAGGGGGTTTGGGGTTGCTTGCTATTGGTACAAGCACCTTCCTTATTAGTTGCCTTCTATATTGATCATTTTATATCGGTAAGTACTAGATATACCTGTCTTTTTATTAGGTCTCTTCTACTCCATTTGATACTCCTTAATGTGAACTTTAATATATGCCTGATAAAGTTTCGTATGTTGGTAGAATTTCATCTCGTCTTGCCAAAGATGATCGAAAAAAATATGCCAAAGAATAATCGTATCTCTTATGTACATGTGTCTCTTTGcctagaatatttaaatataagcAACATGAGCCATTCAATTAAGTATGGTTTTAATGCATTCTTTCATTatgtttttgcttctttcttcctAAGCCCATGCGAAGAGAAGTGATTGATTTCATTAGATCAAGATGCCCCAAAGTTAACTGGTTTTTGTTCCTTACTAGGCAAGGCATCTCTTGTCTGGACTTCGACAATAAGGTAAATAATATTACGAGTCTGAATTTCTAATTCATGACCTTTTTTATGAAGTTGGATTTTCTGGTGCTTTTACTCTTTAAGTGTATCATTAATTGGCTGAATCAGACTTTTCTCCTGCATATTTGCCTTGGCTGTGTCCTTGTGTTTGCACATGCATGTATATCTGTTTAAGACACAGTCAACCTTGAACTGAAGATACATGGGAAGCAAATAATTTAGCAGGCAATACTAGAATGCTTGTGTTGGGATATTGTAACAGGCCATTTTCCCTGAACATGCaggagtttctctctctctgcctctcccCCTCTGGTTCATATATCTACTAGTATGCATGAGCATGACAGCTGCAGGTGTTAGTACCTTGCAGAGGCTCACTCTGATAATATAAACATTGAAGATTCTTCATGAAATTATACTTGTTTAGTTCTCATTTGTGCTAGTGTCCTCACCTCTGTGTTCGTTTTCACAGGGTTACTACTTGGCATCTGTAACAAAATCAGGCTGCCTGACAATTCATGATTTTGAAACCCTTTACTGTCAGAGTAATCAACCATGTAAGTTTTATTGCAGAAGCTTTACCACTTTTTCCTCTCATTAGTTCCacataaataaatgatttttgagGTTTAGGACAGTTGCTTGTTGGGGAATTGTAAGTACCTTCTTTCTAGCTACTATTGAAACCACTGGAAGGTGACATACTCAACTATTAGCATGATGTGAAAATCACGTCATTTTGCAAAGTGCAGTTTTAGAAGAAACGCACCCTGTTTGCGTGGTTTATTTGACCTTACTTACCTGTCTACCTCTGCTCCCTGGCACATATCATGGTTTTCTACTAAGATAAGAACCAGTAGATTTGTTCTTTGCATACACAATGCAATACAATTGCAAACAACTGTCTTTAACTATCTGATATCActctttgtcaattttttttttttcactagcAAATTCAAAGTCGTACTACTATTGAGCTATAACATGTTTAGATCATTGCAGTGTCTTGCAGGCTATTTACTGGGAAGATGCAGCTTCTTGAATCCCTTTAGATTCATGTGTGCTactccatttttcttttgagtcATGATACTGTTGAGTTTATCTGTAGTTGACATTCCCAGAGAGTGCATGCTTTGTTAGGTTCAAAGGAGATTGAAGCCAAAAACGTGATGCATCTTTCCTCACCAGAACAACTTGATGTTGTTCGTTGGAATGTTGCTTGCCAAAATGAGGTTTGGAGCTTATATACTTTGCGGCCcgctttttacattttctgttgTGGCTTGGAATAATTCCTCTGCCTGCCAACATTCATAGATTTGATACTAAACATAACTTTTCTATTGCATTACATATGCTGGCCTAGTTGAGGACAGAAAGCTGATTAATGTATTCCCTACGTTATGTCCATCCATGTTATTTTTCGTACCTTCACAATATGAAATCTGTGATGGATACAAAGAGCTTTCTTATGCGCTGCTTTGTTGTGGATGACGGATGTATCTTTTAGGATATTCTTTTTGGACATGAGTATGGATTACATCTTAATCTCAACATTTTATGAACCCGTTGATTAATGTATGCTTAACTTCATGTCTGTATGTGTGTTATCTTCCTGCCTTCGAAATATGCAATCAGTGACGGTGCAGATGTCTATTAGAATTTCAtggtatttatttttgtaatagaCTTCTGATCCTGTATCTTCGAATTGCAATGTCATGCATCTCTTCACTGCGATGCTAATTCTGTCATGCGTGGCTCCTTCTGTTTCCTCCTGAGTCTATGGTGCTTTTATAAGAACTTTTCACTGGTGCAGGTTGTTTGTGCATCTCTGAAGAGTAATGAAATATCTTTGTTCGATATTGGCTATATTTCCTCCGAGCCAGTTGAAGTAAGTTTTTGCTCGTTATTCATTTAAAATTCCAGCGAAAAATAACTAATGGTAGATCTGGTGATGGCTTGTGTTGTCTATACATAAATACATGAGAGTGTGGTGTATAGAGCTCCCATGTTTAAGAGGCGGAATGATGAAGAGTCGGTATTCTTAATATCCATAAATCAGCTCTCTCTAGCACAGAAGCTTCGGAAGCTTAAAAATGCTTCCTATTTTTACGTATTAAGTGAATGAAATCTAAAACGAACTGCTCTTGTCTTTAATATCTTCTATAACTTTTACTTACAGGCTGAATCCTGGAGGAAAACTGAGTTCTTCATTTCCACAAGTAAATTTTGTTAATCCTATGCAGATTTTAAGAGCAAGGCAGTCTGTCAACGTTCGCGGGTCCAATGTACATAAAGGTTTCTCCGACATTGCTTTCACTTCTACAGCTGCCACAAGGTAAGTTGTTTAAGCGAAATTAAACGGAGGACTAATATTCACATCATACAATGGACTCAACTGACCAAAAGAAATTGTGTGATCATGAGGGATATTTATTTATGGCCGCTCGTATTTCTTGCTATTACGGGAACTGATGCTTCTCTAGACTTCTTAGATGAATTGCATAGTTATGAGATGTTAGAGGCGAAGATAATTTTGCAGAGTGTGCTTGAGAGCCTTTGATTTCAAACTACATGGGCAACAATAAAATTTAGTACAGCACGTATTATTTGGAGGACTCTGTGGACATGTCTATCCCTTTACTGCATATATTCTAGTAGCTTTATATCTTGGCAAAGCTGGGAGGAACACCTTTAACTAGATTCCTGTCCTCTTTTTCTGTTAGTCAATTCTTTCATGACTGGTGCAAGCTGGCATCCTTAACTGGCACTGGCTTTGGAAATTTTTAATGGGTTGACATACATTCTTTCTGTATTCACAGATATTGCGTGAATAGTTTAGCAAATGATGATAAACTGTCTTCTGGAAATGCGCCTGTTATTCTTTTGCAACTTCTGTAGTAAAAAGCTATGTCTGGTAAATGCAATTATAGCATCTTTAGGATGTCCTGCTTTCAGAGATTCTTGAAGGTGCATTGAACTTTTGAGGATACTATTCATATATTTGCTGCTAGAAATGGTCTGCCCTATGCTAATGTACCTTACTGTTCATAATTTAGGCTTGGGTTTTGCATGCACTCATTTTAGTTCACTTCTCTTTGGTTTACATCTTGCAGTTCTGTTATTTTTCCATTAACAGCCTATTCCTGATTGTCTTTTTCAATAGGCTATTTGCTTCTGATACACATGGTACAGTTAATATATGGGATAGAAGAGTGAGTGTCTTTCCATATGTGGAGCTCACTACTGGTTCGCATGATTCACTTAACAGTCTCCAATTAAACATTGAAAATCAGGTTATTACTAAGCCAATTCTGGAATTCCTTATTGCTATGTAGATTGGTGCTTCATTACGACGGACCTTTATCTTTTTGAAATGATGAAGTACGTTTTCTGTAGAACTCGAGTTTACTTATTAGGAGGTTTTCTAGTTTTGTAGGTTTTAGCTCTTAGTTTAAtagaagaaacaaaagggccgcatttttttttttttatatcagcATTCTTTAAATGGTCTACGTTGTTGAGAGCCCTTTTATTGAATTATGATTCTGCCTGGATTGATTTAATTTCTTTGACCTTGTGTAACGTACAATACGTACTCTGCAGTTAAGATAGGCTAGTACTGGAAGTCTATTCCATGTTATTCTTGTTCAATGATGGGACCCTGATACAGTTAATATTCTGGGGTAATGTGGTAAGTTGGTAACTACTGTATAAAGTAGTGTCTCTGTGCAGACCTCTGGGTTAGAATTTAAGCTACCGTCTGAGGTTTCACTTGATGAAAAAGCAAATCGTCTACCTATTCTTTTGAAGTTAAGTTGGACAAAAGTAGCAGAGTATATCTCTCAATTATTTCTGATGTCTAGATACTGTCTTGGCATGATTAAAGGACCAAACCAACGTAAGTTATTGTCAGAATGCCTTTGCCGTGATTTAATTCAATGATATAAGGCAGTCATCTACCTGTTTTTCTGGAGTTATACAAAAGCAATACAGTATAATCTATCAACTTTTCTAAATGCTAAG
The genomic region above belongs to Rhodamnia argentea isolate NSW1041297 chromosome 6, ASM2092103v1, whole genome shotgun sequence and contains:
- the LOC115734557 gene encoding LOW QUALITY PROTEIN: uncharacterized protein LOC115734557 (The sequence of the model RefSeq protein was modified relative to this genomic sequence to represent the inferred CDS: deleted 1 base in 1 codon) → MEEAESDPDLGFGSGFGFGSGSIPPALVSLAPFTPAPSPAARRLSSQFAQPSRPVASARRLAYVSLQGRLVNAEEATSARAIGGGLGREEVAAWELFSPIQRVLLVAVVGVAVAESRKNRLILQLRNSVELRDQILSSMQQKLDNLCQQVHNVKDREGTGAEAPVAKNFGFPFDATFESNGIEFVDCGCWLCDQHHKQFGGLMSDSTMRVSNGNDNHQSKMTFTEEAEPEERRMSDLSDWASSVTSATELQTSAIAIEQDVYILKRECEEKDATIKELTGFLQSCDAAGSKRIAELEDIIRRKNVIITKLKKDMVILEQKVVHLTRLRRPSSQIDTDTSTRQFPIMADNLLYDMDSSTSPSSSDSDSSPKTRPQAFIAKQQETPAEQWGNTPRKNHNSVAEKTSSFTMKSVGGRLRSRSVSPLKEISTNEKLSKISSERQRQLPSAGGDSKRNRKQTNTASKDVIARKRWF
- the LOC115734542 gene encoding uncharacterized protein LOC115734542 isoform X1, producing the protein MDKFLVPVKPSVRASRTVQRLRWKRSAVELNGRFEPKYRHYLSSLLMQSYSEVGAFPHRYHVDGAPCATNYLSQIDFRSSMGPRQGISCLDFDNKGYYLASVTKSGCLTIHDFETLYCQSNQPCSKEIEAKNVMHLSSPEQLDVVRWNVACQNEVVCASLKSNEISLFDIGYISSEPVEILRARQSVNVRGSNVHKGFSDIAFTSTAATRLFASDTHGTVNIWDRRVSVFPYVELTTGSHDSLNSLQLNIENQTIFGAGKHGMIYMWDIRGGRTETGAFQRPGEVQNLPLTSFKVTAMLDKIETLKAQSDIVTKEVHSIDLDPSCPYQLAFHLDDGWSGVLDLYNHCVTHIHCPPPAWLMGADLSSNLFYLRKPSWLPTYSIYAVPSVPENGIHILDFFPDVSSPSHVDYFEDMRKSSKVSSRTRRNRSIPLSEGVTACATHPANGTIIAGTELASLLLISQKHERLSGE